The Ooceraea biroi isolate clonal line C1 chromosome 11, Obir_v5.4, whole genome shotgun sequence genome includes a region encoding these proteins:
- the LOC105278667 gene encoding myosuppressin encodes MMSSTLIIVISVTAMTILSGEAFAALPAQCNSGFLEELPPRLRKICVAIARIWDVRDMNDFVDDKEYRENLPRYDSGVKRQDVDHVFLRFGKR; translated from the exons ATGATGAGCTCGACGCTGATAATCGTCATATCTGTAACGGCGATGACGATCCTGTCCGGCGAGGCCTTCGCTGCGTTGCCCGCTCAATGCAATTCAGGATTTCTCGAGGAGCTGCCACCCAGACTACGTAAAATCTGCGTGGCCATCGCTAGAATATGGGACGTTAGAGACATGAACGACTTCGTCGATGATAAAG AATACCGAGAGAACTTGCCCCGGTATGACAGCGGTGTCAAGAGGCAAGACGTCGATCACGTTTTCTTGCGCTTTGGAAAACGTTAG
- the LOC105278666 gene encoding C2 domain-containing protein 5 isoform X1, producing MPGKIKVKILAGRNLPVMDRSGDTTDAYVELKFGNITYKTDVCRKSLNPQWNSEWYRFEVDDAELQDEPLQIRLMDHDTYSANDAIGKVYVNLNPLLLPGMLPPVKNIWTLEAAMNTTAGSQGSVMTGWIPVYDTMHGIRGEVNIIIKVELFSDFNKFRQSSCGVQFFYSPNIPYGYHAQMIHGFVEELVVSDDPEYKWIDKIRTPRASNEARQTLFFKLSGEVQRKIGLKALDLGGNAVIGYLQNFDLEGESGIVARGIGTAVTLVKLHDVLGFPCDSVNIEEQQDEGSVSPSCPLPAVSSMAVKMSQSPATRTLANVPLHRRSSDSDLSVTPKGNSLGSSERSMAGLLRTPAAVVRPMNQDTLEMLEYPFITMQHYPLGFILHIGGLVSSRSVKLLERISNLEEPEGRDAWWTEIRMEVRSHARALACNVVIGYKEETSICDDVCVLSASGTAAVINLHNSGQDSDGVVLNKLQHLQLQQGASAATAAESDREKGQQKLAATKPEKVIDGDVPIATHPERQNGRTCRHSSESNDHEAGQSQLRCNLCHLPYSDSSVPFRVNVSKCAICKRAKVPDVMFTTIEVPANIPTTGRGCFIQATVCKNKKDLRGELNAKEISDCLPFLDYELHSLLLNKLKIKGMNAVFGLRLQVSIGERFIIGMAVGTAVYLTALPPPTIPQIASGNSWHNEEQLAEMQKSIVETVKKNREFYHLKPIGVNEMENGRVVNNSDTDESDEDLPELDLGLGTRDACVLEVDDIEDMDRISSLMDDRPPDDFHVVNTQTIPGLEDLEIVRNLQMFTQVWRAKIPTGHSVSMPSKCLARLLQSLYFKLRRMVPCALCDMQFKVALAEQDEIQLTVVGMALGLGEPLNADKYKRKIVHRSLSKDQVRKPDDSDMIFSLDEDHLENNTVSDNTTRTCIGNPATLNSVPIQKPRPRSPLRSKILATHRRKHVPLKGRYGVDITPLSYLPGGRIERYQGNLNFFFIRESTSIRENGGLSGFTHSFVMEVLAIVRAHITALGGNAMVAFFMTQCVLLHSPHKNQGQCLINVGGDVVTVSYYADEKHSTISNC from the exons ATGCCAGGAAAAATAAAGGTGAAAATATTGGCGGGCCGCAATTTGCCAGTGATGGATCGTTCGGGCGACACTACAGACGCGTATGTCGAGCTGAAATTCGGCAATATAACTTACAAGACCGACGTATGCCGGAAATCGTTGAATCCGCAATGGAACTCGGAGTGGTACAGATTTGAGGTTGACGATGCGGAGTTGCAGGACGAACCGTTGCAGATCAGATTAATGGATCATGACACGTACTCCGCGAACGACGCGATAGGCAAGGTTTATGTAAACTTAAATCCATTATTGCTGCCCGGTATGCTGCCTCCGGTAAAGAACATTTGGACTTTGGAAGCAGCCATGAATACTACTGCTGGCTCGCAAG GATCAGTTATGACTGGATGGATACCTGTGTACGATACGATGCATGGCATACGCGGCGAAGTGAATATCATTATCAAGGTGGAGTTGTTCTCCGATTTTAACAAGTTTCGACAATCGTCCTGCGGGGTACAATTTTTTTACT CACCGAATATACCATATGGCTATCATGCACAAATGATACATGGATTCGTCGAAGAGCTTGTAGTCAGCGATGACCCAGAGTACAAGTGGATCGATAAAATAAGAACGCCTAGGGCATCAAATGAGGCACGACAGACTCTATTTTTTAAGTTGAGTGGAGAAGTCCAGCGGAAGATTGGATTAAAAGCGCTGGACCTCGGTGGAAATGCTGTGATCGG GTATCTGCAGAACTTCGACCTGGAAGGCGAGTCCGGCATTGTTGCCAGAGGTATAGGCACGGCGGTGACGCTCGTAAAATTGCACGACGTTCTCGGATTCCCTTGCGACAGCGTCAACATCGAGGA GCAGCAAGATGAGGGCTCCGTCAGTCCGTCGTGCCCGCTTCCAGCCGTTTCTTCCATGGCCGTGAAGATGTCGCAGTCGCCGGCGACCAGGACGCTCGCCAACGTGCCGCTTCACCGGCGGTCAAGTGACTCCGACTTGAGCGTTACTCCGAAAG GTAACTCTCTCGGCAGCAGCGAAAGGTCAATGGCAGGCCTCTTAAGGACACCTGCTGCGGTCGTTAGACCCATGAATCAAGACACTTTGGAAATGCTAGAGTACCCGTTCATCACGATGCAACACTATCCACTTGGTTTCATATTACATATAG GTGGTCTGGTGAGCTCAAGGTCGGTGAAGTTGCTTGAAAGAATAAGCAATTTGGAGGAACCGGAAGGCCGGGATGCATGGTGGACCGAGATCAGGATGGAAGTCAGGTCCCACGCGAGAGCATTAGCTTGCAACGTTGTCATCGGCTACAAAGAAGAAACTAGTATATG CGATGACGTGTGCGTGTTGAGCGCTTCCGGCACCGCGGCAGTTATAAACCTGCACAATTCCGGACAAGATTCCGACGGCGTCGTTCTGAACAAGCTGCAACATTTGCAACTTCAGCAAGGCGCATCCGCGGCTACTGCCGCGGAATCAGATCGCGAGAAGGGCCAGCAAAAGCTGGCAGCGACCAAGCCGGAGAAGGTGATCGACGGTGACGTGCCTATCGCGACTCACCCGGAACGACAGAATGGGAGGACCTGCAGGCACTCCTCCGAGAGCAACGACCACGAGGCCGGTCAGTCTCAGCTGCGGTGCAATCTGTGCCACCTGCCCTACAGCGACAGTAGCGTGCCATTTCGAGTGAACGTGTCGAAGTGTGCGATATGCAAACGTGCCAAAGTCCCGGACGTGATGTTCACCACGATCGAGGTGCCTGCGAACATACCGACAACCGGGAGAGGCTGCTTCATTCAAGCGACCGTGTGCAAGAACAAGAAGGACCTGCGAGGCGAACTGAACGCAAAGGAGATATCTGACTGCCTGCCCTTTTTGGACTACGAGCTCCATAGTCTGTTGCTGAACAAGCTGAAGATCAAGGGCATGAACGCGGTCTTCGGCCTGAGGTTGCAGGTCTCCATCGGCGAGCGATTCATAATCGGCATGGCGGTGGGCACCGCGGTTTACCTGACGGCGCTGCCGCCGCCTACTATTCCGCAAATAGCGTCTGGCAATTCGTGGCACAACGAGGAACAGTTGGCCGAGATGCAGAAGTCTATCGTCGAAACGGTGAAGAAGAATCGAGAGTTCTATCATCTGAAGCCTATCGGAGTGAAC GAGATGGAAAACGGACGCGTCGTGAACAATTCCGACACGGACGAGTCGGACGAGGACTTGCCGGAGCTCGATCTCGGGCTGGGCACTCGCGACGCGTGCGTCCTGGAAGTGGACGATATCGAGGACATGGACCGGATATCGTCGTTGATGGACGATAGACCACCGGACGATTTCCACGTCGTTAATACGCAGACGATACCTGGTCTTGAGGACTTGGAGATTGTTCGGAACTTACAAATGTTCACGCAGGTGTGGAGGGCCAAGATCCCCACGGGGCACTCTGTGTCGATGCCATCAAAGTGTCTCGCCAGATTACTTCAG TCCTTGTATTTCAAATTAAGAAGGATGGTCCCTTGCGCGCTGTGCGATATGCAGTTTAAAGTAGCGCTAGCCGAGCAAGATGAGATCCAATTAACTGTCGTCGGTATGGCGCTCGGATTAGGAGAGCCCCTGAACGCGGACAAGTATAAAAGGAAAATCGTGCACCGTTCCTTGAGCAAGGATCAAGTAAGAAAGCCAG ATGATAGCGATATGATATTCAGTCTCGACGAGGATCATTTAGAGAATAATACAGTATCCGATAATACAACGCGCACTTGTATAGGCAACCCCGCGACTTTAAACAGCGTCCCTATACAAAAACCAAGACCACGTTCGCCCCTACGTTCAAAGATACTTGCCACTCATAGACGTAAACAC GTGCCTCTGAAAGGAAGATACGGCGTGGACATAACACCATTGTCTTATCTGCCGGGTGGAAGGATAGAAAGGTACCAAGGCAATctgaatttctttttcatccgTGAAAGCACATCGATACGGGAG AATGGTGGCCTGAGCGGCTTCACTCATAGTTTTGTGATGGAAGTCCTGGCGATCGTTCGCGCGCACATTACGGCATTAGGAGGTAACGCCATGGTGGCGTTCTTCATGACGCAGTGCGTGCTGCTTCACAGCCCACACAAAAATCAA GGTCAGTGTCTTATTAACGTGGGCGGTGACGTGGTAACGGTGTCTTATTATGCGGACGAAAAGCACAGCACCATCTCAAATTGCTGA
- the LOC105278666 gene encoding C2 domain-containing protein 5 isoform X2 has translation MPGKIKVKILAGRNLPVMDRSGDTTDAYVELKFGNITYKTDVCRKSLNPQWNSEWYRFEVDDAELQDEPLQIRLMDHDTYSANDAIGKVYVNLNPLLLPGMLPPVKNIWTLEAAMNTTAGSQGSVMTGWIPVYDTMHGIRGEVNIIIKVELFSDFNKFRQSSCGVQFFYSPNIPYGYHAQMIHGFVEELVVSDDPEYKWIDKIRTPRASNEARQTLFFKLSGEVQRKIGLKALDLGGNAVIGYLQNFDLEGESGIVARGIGTAVTLVKLHDVLGFPCDSVNIEEITFALSSRTKTQAECFDTDDGEPLIPISLPACIPALHHHPPSVSTQPVDRGLSSYSAPSASLTCLERSTRAFGTRGCARTRRKYARFPFLRSPTSNTLSLRALGRSGGRDFLSPDDTRKKSSRYRLSKQIKHLRDKFDSLGEESRLAAESDRDSDSLSWRAVHLKKQRSPTETETSGKLMAALLIGSIHNMPLKIADSADPLSASPGDEYIEMTELKTRRTYGEENSQENTDVTDSDKDKDEQRRDASSSPEETERSSSCENDNSTGDDLSDDTTSYKILDDSRYSLNKDSDRAEDSPSLQEKIPVTPSSLESCRLSSLNLTSTEEYVELRRDAIPIITVDAHESGNSDASADAFEMSDKENRRKSVILMNAPETDTPVSRSTHSSLADKRGISDAKQSLGSSEECQTSRGSKRRNDVTMSAADNPSREVHRVHLTRHERDLCRARSQSAQRNGQPIEENVSVARKKTDSVVERSFDSPCTTTDTSLMNEELRARASSERRRCMHDLIKLIDAKMMVSARATRRAKRTASQASKRRKRERKTCKVPTSVGKLSEKLPSRGTPIRRHASHRRRGKEAPLRVPRVRSHPDSIFSGQIYSAFSTFHVTSRSCGSSLVNLTDRRTRVSAGSGRAVVSPALAIDRPSDGGSPRSSRSSPKSNCCKSDAVSAVCIIVAVRKCSSVCNLEEASCHIDCTKLSTNTANITYNSCVSRPSPDLRQQDEGSVSPSCPLPAVSSMAVKMSQSPATRTLANVPLHRRSSDSDLSVTPKGNSLGSSERSMAGLLRTPAAVVRPMNQDTLEMLEYPFITMQHYPLGFILHIGGLVSSRSVKLLERISNLEEPEGRDAWWTEIRMEVRSHARALACNVVIGYKEETSICDDVCVLSASGTAAVINLHNSGQDSDGVVLNKLQHLQLQQGASAATAAESDREKGQQKLAATKPEKVIDGDVPIATHPERQNGRTCRHSSESNDHEAGQSQLRCNLCHLPYSDSSVPFRVNVSKCAICKRAKVPDVMFTTIEVPANIPTTGRGCFIQATVCKNKKDLRGELNAKEISDCLPFLDYELHSLLLNKLKIKGMNAVFGLRLQVSIGERFIIGMAVGTAVYLTALPPPTIPQIASGNSWHNEEQLAEMQKSIVETVKKNREFYHLKPIGVNEMENGRVVNNSDTDESDEDLPELDLGLGTRDACVLEVDDIEDMDRISSLMDDRPPDDFHVVNTQTIPGLEDLEIVRNLQMFTQVWRAKIPTGHSVSMPSKCLARLLQSLYFKLRRMVPCALCDMQFKVALAEQDEIQLTVVGMALGLGEPLNADKYKRKIVHRSLSKDQVRKPDDSDMIFSLDEDHLENNTVSDNTTRTCIGNPATLNSVPIQKPRPRSPLRSKILATHRRKHVPLKGRYGVDITPLSYLPGGRIERYQGNLNFFFIRESTSIRENGGLSGFTHSFVMEVLAIVRAHITALGGNAMVAFFMTQCVLLHSPHKNQGQCLINVGGDVVTVSYYADEKHSTISNC, from the exons ATGCCAGGAAAAATAAAGGTGAAAATATTGGCGGGCCGCAATTTGCCAGTGATGGATCGTTCGGGCGACACTACAGACGCGTATGTCGAGCTGAAATTCGGCAATATAACTTACAAGACCGACGTATGCCGGAAATCGTTGAATCCGCAATGGAACTCGGAGTGGTACAGATTTGAGGTTGACGATGCGGAGTTGCAGGACGAACCGTTGCAGATCAGATTAATGGATCATGACACGTACTCCGCGAACGACGCGATAGGCAAGGTTTATGTAAACTTAAATCCATTATTGCTGCCCGGTATGCTGCCTCCGGTAAAGAACATTTGGACTTTGGAAGCAGCCATGAATACTACTGCTGGCTCGCAAG GATCAGTTATGACTGGATGGATACCTGTGTACGATACGATGCATGGCATACGCGGCGAAGTGAATATCATTATCAAGGTGGAGTTGTTCTCCGATTTTAACAAGTTTCGACAATCGTCCTGCGGGGTACAATTTTTTTACT CACCGAATATACCATATGGCTATCATGCACAAATGATACATGGATTCGTCGAAGAGCTTGTAGTCAGCGATGACCCAGAGTACAAGTGGATCGATAAAATAAGAACGCCTAGGGCATCAAATGAGGCACGACAGACTCTATTTTTTAAGTTGAGTGGAGAAGTCCAGCGGAAGATTGGATTAAAAGCGCTGGACCTCGGTGGAAATGCTGTGATCGG GTATCTGCAGAACTTCGACCTGGAAGGCGAGTCCGGCATTGTTGCCAGAGGTATAGGCACGGCGGTGACGCTCGTAAAATTGCACGACGTTCTCGGATTCCCTTGCGACAGCGTCAACATCGAGGA AATCACATTCGCGCTTTCTTCACGCACTAAAACGCAAGCGGAATGTTTCGATACCGACGACGGCGAGCCGCTCATTCCCATCTCTCTGCCCGCTTGTATCCCTGCTTTACATCATCATCCTCCTAGCGTGTCGACGCAACCCGTAGACAGAGGTCTTTCATCTTATTCAGCGCCTTCAGCGTCATTAACGTGTCTGGAACGTAGCACGAGGGCATTCGGAACTCGCGGATGCGCCAGAACGCGAAGGAAGTACGCCAGGTTTCCATTTCTTCGGTCGCCTACCTCGAACACCTTGAGTTTAAGGGCCCTGGGTCGGTCGGGTGGTCGTGATTTCCTCTCACCGGACGACACCAGGAAGAAATCGTCGCGCTACCGGCTCTCCAAGCAGATCAAGCACCTTCGCGACAAGTTCGACTCGCTCGGCGAGGAGAGTCGTCTCGCCGCGGAGTCCGACCGCGACTCCGACTCGCTCAGCTGGCGCGCCGTGCATCTGAAGAAGCAGAGGAGCCCTACGGAAACCGAGACCAGCGGCAAGTTAATGGCTGCCTTGTTGATCGGCTCCATACACAACATGCCGCTGAAGATCGCCGACAGTGCTGATCCTCTTTCAGCTTCTCCGGGCGACGAGTACATCGAGATGACGGAGCTGAAGACGAGAAGAACGTACGGGGAGGAGAACTCGCAGGAGAACACGGACGTGACGGACAGCGACAAGGACAAGGATGAACAACGGCGGGATGCTTCGTCGTCGCCCGAGGAAACGGAACGTTCGTCCTCCTGCGAGAACGATAACTCCACGGGCGACGACTTGTCGGACGACACAACCAGTTACAAGATCCTGGACGACTCGAGGTACTCGCTCAACAAGGATTCCGATCGGGCGGAAGACTCGCCGAGTCTCCAGGAGAAGATCCCCGTCACTCCATCCAGCTTGGAGAGTTGCCGTTTGTCGAGTCTCAACTTAACAAGCACGGAAGAGTACGTGGAGCTACGAAGGGACGCGATCCCCATAATCACCGTGGACGCTCACGAGAGCGGCAACTCGGACGCGTCAGCTGACGCGTTCGAGATGTCTGATAAGGAGAATCGGCGAAAATCGGTCATTCTGATGAACGCGCCGGAAACTGACACTCCTGTTTCAAGATCGACTCACTCATCGCTCGCTGATAAACGAGGTATCAGCGACGCGAAACAGTCACTTGGTTCCTCTGAAGAGTGTCAGACGTCGAGGGGCAGTAAACGGCGTAACGATGTCACGATGTCTGCGGCGGATAATCCGTCTCGCGAAGTGCATCGGGTTCATCTGACCAGGCACGAGCGGGACCTGTGTCGGGCGCGCAGTCAGTCAGCTCAGCGAAACGGACAACCGATAGAAGAGAACGTAAGCGTAGCAAGGAAGAAAACAGACTCGGTAGTCGAGAGGTCGTTCGATTCCCCGTGCACGACGACGGATACCAGCCTGATGAACGAAGAGCTCCGCGCAAGGGCGAGCAGCGAGAGACGCAGGTGCATGCACGACCTGATCAAGCTAATCGACGCGAAGATGATGGTCtcggcgcgcgcgacgcggcgcgccAAGAGGACCGCGTCGCAGGCGAGCAAGAGAAGGAAACGCGAGAGGAAGACGTGCAAGGTTCCCACGTCGGTTGGCAAGTTGTCCGAGAAACTTCCTTCGCGCGGTACGCCCATAAGGAGGCACGCATCGCACAGGCGTCGCGGGAAGGAGGCACCTCTTCGGGTTCCACGCGTCCGTTCGCACCCTGATTCCATCTTTTCTGGCCAGATCTACTCGGCCTTCTCGACCTTCCACGTTACTTCCCGCTCCTGCGGCTCCTCCCTCGTCAATTTAACTGATCGTCGTACACGCGTGTCGGCCGGCTCGGGACGAGCCGTCGTTTCCCCGGCTCTCGCAATCGACCGTCCATCCGACGGCGGCTCGCCGAGAAGCTCGAGGAGCTCGCCGAAGAGCAATTGCTGCAAATCCGACGCAGTATCCGCGGTGTGTATCA TCGTCGCCGTACGCAAATGCAGTAGTGTCTGTAATCTAGAGGAAGCATCATGTCATATTGATTGCACTAAGCTGTCCACTAACACGGCTAATATTACTTACAACTCGTGTGTGTCCCGTCCTTCTCCCGATCTTAGGCAGCAAGATGAGGGCTCCGTCAGTCCGTCGTGCCCGCTTCCAGCCGTTTCTTCCATGGCCGTGAAGATGTCGCAGTCGCCGGCGACCAGGACGCTCGCCAACGTGCCGCTTCACCGGCGGTCAAGTGACTCCGACTTGAGCGTTACTCCGAAAG GTAACTCTCTCGGCAGCAGCGAAAGGTCAATGGCAGGCCTCTTAAGGACACCTGCTGCGGTCGTTAGACCCATGAATCAAGACACTTTGGAAATGCTAGAGTACCCGTTCATCACGATGCAACACTATCCACTTGGTTTCATATTACATATAG GTGGTCTGGTGAGCTCAAGGTCGGTGAAGTTGCTTGAAAGAATAAGCAATTTGGAGGAACCGGAAGGCCGGGATGCATGGTGGACCGAGATCAGGATGGAAGTCAGGTCCCACGCGAGAGCATTAGCTTGCAACGTTGTCATCGGCTACAAAGAAGAAACTAGTATATG CGATGACGTGTGCGTGTTGAGCGCTTCCGGCACCGCGGCAGTTATAAACCTGCACAATTCCGGACAAGATTCCGACGGCGTCGTTCTGAACAAGCTGCAACATTTGCAACTTCAGCAAGGCGCATCCGCGGCTACTGCCGCGGAATCAGATCGCGAGAAGGGCCAGCAAAAGCTGGCAGCGACCAAGCCGGAGAAGGTGATCGACGGTGACGTGCCTATCGCGACTCACCCGGAACGACAGAATGGGAGGACCTGCAGGCACTCCTCCGAGAGCAACGACCACGAGGCCGGTCAGTCTCAGCTGCGGTGCAATCTGTGCCACCTGCCCTACAGCGACAGTAGCGTGCCATTTCGAGTGAACGTGTCGAAGTGTGCGATATGCAAACGTGCCAAAGTCCCGGACGTGATGTTCACCACGATCGAGGTGCCTGCGAACATACCGACAACCGGGAGAGGCTGCTTCATTCAAGCGACCGTGTGCAAGAACAAGAAGGACCTGCGAGGCGAACTGAACGCAAAGGAGATATCTGACTGCCTGCCCTTTTTGGACTACGAGCTCCATAGTCTGTTGCTGAACAAGCTGAAGATCAAGGGCATGAACGCGGTCTTCGGCCTGAGGTTGCAGGTCTCCATCGGCGAGCGATTCATAATCGGCATGGCGGTGGGCACCGCGGTTTACCTGACGGCGCTGCCGCCGCCTACTATTCCGCAAATAGCGTCTGGCAATTCGTGGCACAACGAGGAACAGTTGGCCGAGATGCAGAAGTCTATCGTCGAAACGGTGAAGAAGAATCGAGAGTTCTATCATCTGAAGCCTATCGGAGTGAAC GAGATGGAAAACGGACGCGTCGTGAACAATTCCGACACGGACGAGTCGGACGAGGACTTGCCGGAGCTCGATCTCGGGCTGGGCACTCGCGACGCGTGCGTCCTGGAAGTGGACGATATCGAGGACATGGACCGGATATCGTCGTTGATGGACGATAGACCACCGGACGATTTCCACGTCGTTAATACGCAGACGATACCTGGTCTTGAGGACTTGGAGATTGTTCGGAACTTACAAATGTTCACGCAGGTGTGGAGGGCCAAGATCCCCACGGGGCACTCTGTGTCGATGCCATCAAAGTGTCTCGCCAGATTACTTCAG TCCTTGTATTTCAAATTAAGAAGGATGGTCCCTTGCGCGCTGTGCGATATGCAGTTTAAAGTAGCGCTAGCCGAGCAAGATGAGATCCAATTAACTGTCGTCGGTATGGCGCTCGGATTAGGAGAGCCCCTGAACGCGGACAAGTATAAAAGGAAAATCGTGCACCGTTCCTTGAGCAAGGATCAAGTAAGAAAGCCAG ATGATAGCGATATGATATTCAGTCTCGACGAGGATCATTTAGAGAATAATACAGTATCCGATAATACAACGCGCACTTGTATAGGCAACCCCGCGACTTTAAACAGCGTCCCTATACAAAAACCAAGACCACGTTCGCCCCTACGTTCAAAGATACTTGCCACTCATAGACGTAAACAC GTGCCTCTGAAAGGAAGATACGGCGTGGACATAACACCATTGTCTTATCTGCCGGGTGGAAGGATAGAAAGGTACCAAGGCAATctgaatttctttttcatccgTGAAAGCACATCGATACGGGAG AATGGTGGCCTGAGCGGCTTCACTCATAGTTTTGTGATGGAAGTCCTGGCGATCGTTCGCGCGCACATTACGGCATTAGGAGGTAACGCCATGGTGGCGTTCTTCATGACGCAGTGCGTGCTGCTTCACAGCCCACACAAAAATCAA GGTCAGTGTCTTATTAACGTGGGCGGTGACGTGGTAACGGTGTCTTATTATGCGGACGAAAAGCACAGCACCATCTCAAATTGCTGA